Proteins from a single region of Lysinibacillus sp. JNUCC-52:
- the fliL gene encoding flagellar basal body-associated protein FliL, whose protein sequence is MKNNKVLTMIIIVLVAIILIGVIAFVLFTQFNKPAASLEPSIDDIVEASVDVPEIMTNLADKRVVRMTLKIQTSSKDAAEELKKRDFQTNNLIIQELSEMEQKDLDGKAGKVMFEKALKTQLNELMQEGEIQQVYITSYIFQ, encoded by the coding sequence ATGAAGAATAATAAAGTGTTAACGATGATCATCATCGTACTAGTGGCGATTATACTTATTGGAGTTATTGCGTTTGTATTATTTACCCAATTCAATAAGCCTGCAGCATCACTTGAACCATCAATAGACGATATTGTCGAAGCATCTGTTGATGTTCCTGAAATTATGACTAATCTTGCTGATAAAAGGGTAGTGCGCATGACGCTGAAAATCCAAACTTCTAGCAAGGACGCTGCCGAAGAGTTAAAGAAGCGTGATTTCCAAACGAATAATTTAATTATTCAAGAGCTTTCAGAAATGGAACAGAAAGATTTAGATGGCAAGGCAGGAAAAGTAATGTTTGAAAAGGCATTAAAAACACAGTTAAATGAATTGATGCAAGAGGGAGAAATTCAACAAGTATATATTACCTCCTACATCTTTCAATAA
- the fliP gene encoding flagellar type III secretion system pore protein FliP (The bacterial flagellar biogenesis protein FliP forms a type III secretion system (T3SS)-type pore required for flagellar assembly.) — MNDIVNYFSNSDPTNVSTSVKLLLLLTVLSLAPSILILMTSFARIVIVLSFVRTALATQQMPPNQVIVGLALFLTFFIMAPTFQEVNKEALQPLFAEEIGLEEAYEKASVPFKEFMSKQTRQKDLDLFLQYNQAEKPASVEEIPLTMLVPAFALSEIKTAFQIGFMIFIPFLVIDMIVASTLMSMGMMMLPPVMISLPFKILLFVLVDGWYLVMKSLLQSF; from the coding sequence ATGAATGATATAGTCAATTATTTTTCCAACAGCGATCCGACAAATGTCTCAACCTCTGTTAAGCTCCTATTATTATTAACCGTTCTGTCACTTGCACCGAGCATATTAATTTTAATGACGTCCTTTGCAAGGATTGTCATTGTGCTCTCGTTTGTACGTACAGCTTTAGCGACACAACAAATGCCACCAAATCAGGTTATTGTTGGTCTTGCTTTGTTTTTAACGTTTTTTATCATGGCTCCTACTTTTCAAGAGGTCAATAAAGAGGCATTACAGCCATTATTCGCTGAAGAAATAGGGCTAGAAGAAGCATACGAGAAAGCTAGTGTGCCCTTTAAAGAATTTATGAGTAAACAAACGAGGCAAAAAGATTTAGATTTGTTTTTACAATACAATCAAGCAGAAAAACCAGCATCGGTGGAGGAAATTCCTCTAACTATGCTTGTACCTGCCTTTGCATTAAGCGAAATTAAAACAGCTTTCCAAATTGGTTTTATGATTTTTATTCCATTCCTAGTAATCGATATGATTGTCGCAAGTACATTGATGTCGATGGGGATGATGATGTTACCACCGGTTATGATCTCATTACCGTTTAAGATTTTATTATTTGTACTCGTCGATGGCTGGTACCTCGTAATGAAATCATTACTACAAAGTTTTTAG
- the fliQ gene encoding flagellar biosynthesis protein FliQ has translation MTGEMVISIAERAIMIILLTSGPLLLIALISGLAVSIFQATTSIQEQTLAFVPKIVAVLVGIVFFGPWMLSQVTSYARDIFENLTRYIG, from the coding sequence ATGACAGGTGAAATGGTTATTTCAATTGCAGAGCGTGCCATTATGATTATCCTTCTAACAAGCGGACCGCTATTATTAATTGCTTTAATCTCAGGTCTAGCGGTAAGTATATTTCAAGCAACAACATCAATTCAAGAGCAAACATTAGCATTCGTTCCAAAAATCGTCGCAGTATTAGTGGGCATCGTTTTCTTTGGTCCATGGATGTTATCTCAAGTAACAAGCTATGCGAGAGATATTTTTGAGAATTTAACGCGTTATATAGGGTGA
- a CDS encoding TIGR02530 family flagellar biosynthesis protein, with amino-acid sequence MDKFSIHRVPLYPTIRQTQPTPINTQQSFSAHLQEATNQQELKVSKHANERIKERNIAISEQEWRVVSDKVFEAHSKGVKQPLVLMDQAALIVSAKNATVITAMDRTEAKQQLFTNIDGTIVL; translated from the coding sequence ATGGATAAATTTTCGATTCATCGTGTCCCATTGTATCCAACTATTCGCCAAACGCAGCCTACACCTATTAATACACAGCAATCGTTTAGTGCTCATTTACAGGAAGCAACGAATCAACAGGAGCTAAAAGTAAGTAAGCATGCAAATGAACGCATTAAAGAGCGTAATATTGCGATTTCTGAACAGGAATGGCGGGTTGTATCTGACAAGGTATTTGAGGCACATTCAAAAGGTGTCAAACAACCATTAGTCTTGATGGATCAAGCGGCTCTAATTGTCAGTGCTAAAAATGCTACTGTCATTACAGCAATGGATCGCACGGAAGCAAAACAACAACTGTTTACTAATATTGATGGCACAATCGTGCTTTAA
- the flhB gene encoding flagellar biosynthesis protein FlhB, which produces MLLLLDLDLQFFAGEKTEKATPKKRQDARKKGQVVKSQDISSAIVMLMVFIFLFFFAGSLRDELLSFFRQTFIHNIRVETLTIDSVMHLFTETLVEMAYVIVPIMAIAFVGALAGNFLQFGFLFTLEPMKFDLKKMDPIKGLKKIFSVKAIVELLKSVLKITFIGGVTTIIIWSNLHEVLALSFKSPWMTLITVGKLVGIMGIAASLVLLCVSLLDWMYQKHEYEKNLKMSKQDIKDEYKNSEGDPLIKSKIKQRQREMAMRRMMSEVPNADVVITNPTHYAIALKYDEESMDAPRIVAKGTDFVAQKIKLIAKEHDVVMVENRPLARAMYDQVEIGDQVPEEFFKAIAEVLAYVYRIKRKI; this is translated from the coding sequence ATGTTGCTACTACTGGACTTAGATTTACAGTTTTTTGCAGGTGAAAAAACGGAAAAGGCGACACCTAAAAAACGACAAGATGCTAGAAAAAAAGGGCAGGTCGTAAAGAGTCAGGACATATCTAGTGCGATTGTTATGCTCATGGTGTTTATCTTTCTTTTTTTCTTCGCGGGATCATTGCGAGACGAGCTTTTATCTTTTTTTAGGCAAACATTTATCCATAACATACGTGTAGAAACACTTACGATAGACAGTGTAATGCATCTCTTTACCGAAACATTAGTAGAAATGGCTTATGTTATCGTACCGATAATGGCGATTGCTTTCGTAGGAGCATTGGCGGGTAACTTTCTACAATTTGGTTTTTTATTCACATTAGAGCCGATGAAATTCGATTTAAAAAAGATGGATCCTATTAAAGGATTAAAGAAAATTTTTTCAGTAAAAGCCATAGTAGAGCTTTTAAAATCAGTATTAAAAATCACCTTTATTGGTGGGGTAACAACAATTATCATATGGTCAAATTTACATGAAGTATTAGCATTATCCTTTAAAAGTCCGTGGATGACCCTTATTACAGTTGGCAAACTAGTCGGCATTATGGGAATTGCGGCTTCTCTTGTGTTACTATGTGTATCCTTATTGGACTGGATGTATCAAAAACATGAGTATGAAAAAAATCTTAAAATGTCTAAGCAGGACATTAAAGATGAATATAAAAATAGTGAGGGCGATCCGCTCATTAAATCAAAAATCAAACAACGTCAGCGTGAAATGGCGATGCGTCGAATGATGTCAGAGGTTCCGAACGCAGATGTCGTTATTACCAACCCAACGCACTATGCAATCGCTCTGAAGTATGATGAGGAAAGTATGGATGCCCCACGTATAGTGGCAAAGGGAACAGACTTTGTAGCTCAAAAAATTAAACTGATTGCTAAAGAACATGATGTCGTAATGGTAGAAAATAGACCATTAGCCCGCGCCATGTATGATCAGGTAGAAATAGGCGATCAAGTACCAGAAGAGTTTTTCAAAGCAATAGCAGAAGTACTCGCTTATGTTTATCGTATTAAGCGGAAAATTTAA
- a CDS encoding flagellar hook-basal body complex protein yields the protein MLRSMYSGISGLKNFQTKLDVIGNNIANVNTYGFKKGRVIFKDILSQTSAGASAATTTRGGTNPLQVGLGSTLAAIDTVHGSGSRQTTDRPLDLAVQGEGFFMVADSVSNTDGVAEGYTNVVYTRAGNFYMDSEGYLVNAEGKYLVGHANDTLYETDSTESNAEGDKEASPLNGETEDLLGENDTFTFEDNNPIKIPTTAKSISIGQDGTVEYVDANGYRQYAGQIVMVKFPNAGGLEKVGSNYFQATANSGQPYGQVATVAGMGSITAGALEMSNVDLSEEFTEMIVAQRGFQANTRIITTSDEVLQELVNLKR from the coding sequence ATGTTACGTTCTATGTATTCAGGTATTTCAGGTCTTAAAAACTTCCAAACAAAGCTAGATGTTATTGGGAATAATATTGCCAATGTTAACACGTATGGATTTAAAAAAGGACGTGTTATTTTCAAAGACATCCTATCTCAAACAAGCGCAGGTGCTTCAGCTGCAACTACTACTCGTGGTGGTACAAACCCATTGCAAGTAGGTCTTGGTTCTACACTTGCTGCAATTGATACGGTTCACGGTTCTGGTTCACGTCAAACGACAGATCGCCCATTGGACCTTGCTGTTCAAGGTGAAGGCTTCTTTATGGTAGCTGACTCTGTATCAAATACTGATGGCGTTGCAGAAGGCTATACAAACGTTGTATATACACGTGCAGGTAATTTCTACATGGACAGCGAAGGTTATTTAGTCAATGCAGAAGGGAAGTATTTAGTAGGTCATGCAAATGATACATTGTATGAAACAGATTCTACTGAAAGTAATGCTGAGGGAGATAAAGAAGCAAGTCCGCTGAATGGTGAAACTGAGGATTTATTAGGGGAAAATGATACATTTACTTTTGAAGATAATAACCCAATCAAAATCCCAACAACAGCTAAATCTATAAGTATCGGTCAAGACGGAACGGTTGAATATGTAGATGCAAACGGATATAGACAATATGCAGGTCAAATTGTCATGGTTAAGTTCCCGAATGCTGGTGGACTTGAAAAAGTAGGAAGTAACTACTTCCAAGCAACAGCAAACTCAGGTCAACCATATGGCCAAGTAGCGACAGTTGCTGGTATGGGTTCAATTACGGCAGGGGCGCTTGAAATGTCCAATGTCGATCTTTCAGAAGAATTTACTGAGATGATTGTTGCACAGCGTGGTTTCCAAGCGAATACGCGTATTATTACGACTTCAGATGAAGTACTACAAGAACTAGTAAACTTAAAACGCTAG
- a CDS encoding flagellar FlbD family protein, whose product MIELTRLNGKAFTLNALYIETVESFPDTTITLTTGTKIIVLQSEDEVRQKVTAFYNNIQVLSNPHLRGEEDEE is encoded by the coding sequence ATGATTGAACTAACAAGACTAAATGGCAAAGCATTTACACTGAATGCTTTATACATAGAAACAGTTGAATCTTTTCCAGATACGACAATTACTTTAACAACTGGAACAAAAATTATTGTGTTACAGAGTGAAGATGAGGTGCGACAAAAGGTAACTGCCTTTTATAACAATATACAAGTACTATCAAACCCGCATCTACGAGGTGAAGAAGATGAAGAATAA
- the fliR gene encoding flagellar biosynthetic protein FliR, with product MNELVPQITVFLLVLVRVTAFFVTVPFFSYKTIPQQVRIALAFVLAWMMYYTIDVEPFLFNGDYILLVMKEALIGLLLGLVGYIIMSAIQIAGSFIDFQMGFAIANIIDPQTGAQSPLIGQFFNTLALLFLLAIDGHHMILDGIYYSYQFLPIDQGFPDFAKDDYIQFVITTFTAVFAIAFQMAAPVVATLFLVDLALGITAKTVPQLNIFVVGFPIKIGVSFLVLFTMMAVMIQVIQKLITIMIYGMRDLMAILGGG from the coding sequence ATGAATGAACTAGTCCCCCAAATAACGGTATTCTTATTAGTACTTGTGCGTGTAACGGCTTTTTTCGTTACAGTACCTTTCTTTTCATATAAAACGATTCCGCAGCAAGTACGTATTGCCCTCGCATTCGTTTTAGCTTGGATGATGTATTATACAATCGACGTAGAGCCATTTCTTTTTAATGGTGATTACATACTTTTAGTGATGAAAGAAGCCCTTATTGGATTGTTACTAGGTCTAGTAGGCTATATCATCATGTCGGCAATTCAAATTGCCGGAAGCTTTATCGATTTCCAAATGGGATTTGCCATCGCCAATATTATTGATCCGCAAACAGGGGCACAAAGTCCACTTATTGGTCAATTTTTTAATACATTGGCGTTACTATTTCTATTAGCAATAGATGGCCATCATATGATTCTAGATGGAATTTACTATAGTTATCAATTTTTACCTATAGATCAAGGATTTCCAGATTTCGCGAAAGATGACTATATCCAGTTTGTTATAACAACCTTTACTGCAGTCTTCGCCATAGCTTTTCAAATGGCAGCACCTGTTGTAGCAACGTTGTTTTTAGTTGATTTAGCACTAGGGATTACGGCGAAAACTGTCCCACAGCTTAACATCTTTGTTGTCGGTTTTCCCATTAAAATTGGAGTTAGTTTTTTAGTGTTATTCACGATGATGGCGGTTATGATACAAGTCATACAAAAGTTGATTACGATTATGATTTACGGTATGCGCGATTTAATGGCAATATTAGGTGGTGGATAA
- a CDS encoding flagellar biosynthetic protein FliO: MLKSFRVTMIFAFLLTFLFVYPPTVSVYADSDTNSIEYCMKKPEECKDNTDPAAKEDTVVSAAGDVSAWEYIKMVLALIFVVALFYGLMKFLNKRNLTFQRNQMVQNLGGLSLGAQKSVQLLQIGKSLYLVGVGDDVQLLREITDPQEVEALLSLYNEKQEYAATSPYIAEVFSKFKRKNNQNASKVQNQDSFGELFEKKISEIKQERSEELERWKQKENDDK; encoded by the coding sequence ATGTTAAAATCATTTCGTGTAACGATGATTTTCGCATTTCTATTAACCTTCCTATTTGTGTACCCGCCAACAGTTTCTGTTTATGCTGACTCTGATACAAATAGTATTGAGTATTGTATGAAAAAACCAGAGGAATGTAAGGATAATACAGATCCAGCTGCGAAGGAAGATACGGTTGTTTCAGCAGCTGGAGATGTTTCTGCATGGGAATACATAAAAATGGTTTTGGCGCTTATTTTTGTTGTAGCTTTATTTTATGGGTTGATGAAATTTCTTAATAAAAGAAATTTAACTTTTCAACGAAATCAAATGGTACAAAATTTAGGCGGTTTATCGTTAGGTGCACAAAAGTCTGTTCAACTTTTGCAAATAGGAAAATCACTTTATTTAGTTGGTGTCGGTGATGATGTCCAACTTTTACGTGAGATTACCGATCCGCAGGAAGTTGAAGCACTCCTTTCACTATATAACGAAAAACAGGAATATGCGGCAACATCACCTTATATAGCAGAAGTATTTTCAAAGTTTAAGAGAAAAAATAACCAAAATGCTTCAAAAGTTCAAAACCAAGATTCATTTGGTGAACTTTTTGAAAAGAAAATTTCCGAAATTAAACAGGAGCGCAGTGAAGAACTAGAGAGATGGAAGCAAAAGGAGAATGATGATAAATGA
- the fliM gene encoding flagellar motor switch protein FliM, whose amino-acid sequence MAGDVLSQSEIDALLSAISTGEMSADDMKKEDEVRKVKVYDFKRALRFSKDQIRSLTRIHENFARLLTTFFSAQLRSYVQITVASVDQIPFEEFVRSIPNMTLINVFEVPPLDGNILMEINPNIAYSMLDRLMGGSGASHSNVDNLTEIETKIMTNLFERSFDNLREAWENVAEIDPILVELEVNPQFLQMISPNETVVVISLNTIIGETSGMINICIPHVVLEPIVPNLSVRYWMQTNTKEMSPEQTKMLETRVKQARLPLSVELGITDITIEDFLMMQIGDVIQLEQKIDDPLLLKVGTLPKFTVQPGKQGKKLAIQIIDPLKGGDEDE is encoded by the coding sequence ATGGCAGGAGATGTGTTATCCCAATCGGAGATAGATGCGCTACTTTCCGCAATCTCGACCGGAGAAATGTCAGCGGATGACATGAAGAAAGAGGACGAGGTACGAAAGGTTAAAGTTTATGACTTTAAGCGAGCGTTGCGCTTCTCTAAAGATCAAATCCGAAGTTTGACCCGAATACATGAAAATTTTGCGCGATTACTAACGACCTTCTTTTCTGCACAGTTAAGAAGCTACGTGCAAATTACAGTAGCATCAGTAGACCAAATACCCTTTGAAGAGTTTGTTCGTTCAATTCCGAATATGACGCTCATTAATGTGTTTGAAGTGCCACCACTTGATGGTAATATATTGATGGAAATAAACCCAAACATTGCCTATTCGATGTTGGATCGTTTAATGGGCGGTAGTGGAGCGAGTCATAGTAATGTTGATAACTTAACTGAGATTGAAACAAAAATTATGACAAACCTCTTCGAACGTTCATTCGACAATTTACGCGAAGCATGGGAAAATGTTGCTGAAATTGACCCAATTCTAGTAGAACTTGAGGTAAATCCTCAATTTTTACAAATGATTTCACCAAATGAAACGGTAGTCGTTATTTCATTGAATACAATTATTGGTGAGACAAGCGGTATGATTAATATTTGTATCCCGCATGTTGTATTGGAGCCAATCGTACCGAATCTATCTGTACGTTATTGGATGCAAACAAATACGAAAGAGATGTCACCTGAGCAAACAAAAATGCTCGAAACACGTGTGAAACAAGCAAGATTACCTCTTTCAGTAGAGTTAGGTATTACAGACATTACTATTGAAGACTTCCTAATGATGCAAATTGGTGATGTTATTCAATTAGAACAAAAAATTGATGATCCATTACTGCTGAAAGTAGGTACATTGCCTAAATTCACAGTACAACCTGGTAAACAGGGTAAAAAATTAGCAATCCAGATTATCGACCCTTTGAAAGGAGGAGACGAAGATGAGTGA
- the flhA gene encoding flagellar biosynthesis protein FlhA, which produces MKVRDIGVLGAVILIVAMLIIPLPPWMLSFLIVINITLGLIVLLTAMSMKEALDFSIFPSVILLLTLFRLGLSVSTTRAILANGDAGSVVETFGDFVVGGNVLVGLVVFLILVLIQFIVITKGAERVAEVAARFTLDAMPGKQMSIDADLNAGVISEREARERRDKVAGEADFYGAMDGATKFVKGDAIASMVMVIINLLFGIIIGVVQMGLPFAEAATHFSKLTVGDGIVSQIPALLISTATGIVVTRASSKGSLGEDITGQLFAQAKLLYVAGGTIILLGLFTPIPNWVTLPIGISLIAGAYMMDRKKPEDEEELLEIEEEVATDGMKSPENVVNLLNVDPIEFEFGYGLIPLVDAAQGGDLLDRVIMIRRQLALELGIVIPVVRIRDNIQLQPNEYRIKIKGNEMARGELLLDHYLAMSPGDDDSIEGIDTVEPSFGLPAKWITEQVKEDAEMSGYTVVDPPSVVSTHLTEIIRANAHELLGRQETKQLIDHLRETHPILVEELTPAPLSTGEIQKVLGKLLRENVSVRNLPIIFETLADYAKLTSDTDILTEYVRQSLARQITSQYVGGSSSLKVITVSGKVEKMIADSIQQTDHGNYLAMDPQDSQIVLETIASEVERVSFMEQSAIILCSPAVRMYLRQLTERYFPQIPVLSYNELDASIEIQSVGVVNVE; this is translated from the coding sequence ATGAAGGTTCGCGATATAGGGGTTTTAGGTGCGGTTATTTTAATCGTTGCGATGCTCATCATCCCTCTTCCTCCGTGGATGCTAAGTTTCTTAATCGTCATTAATATTACATTAGGATTAATAGTACTTTTAACAGCAATGAGTATGAAGGAAGCATTAGATTTCTCTATATTCCCTTCCGTTATATTACTGTTGACCCTGTTTCGACTTGGATTGAGTGTTTCCACAACGCGTGCAATTTTAGCGAATGGAGATGCTGGTTCAGTTGTTGAAACCTTTGGGGATTTCGTAGTTGGCGGGAATGTTCTCGTAGGTTTAGTAGTGTTTTTAATTCTTGTATTAATTCAGTTTATCGTTATTACTAAAGGGGCGGAACGTGTTGCAGAGGTAGCTGCTCGATTCACTCTAGATGCGATGCCAGGTAAACAAATGAGTATTGATGCAGACTTAAATGCAGGTGTTATTTCTGAACGAGAAGCGCGTGAACGACGTGATAAAGTTGCGGGTGAAGCGGATTTCTATGGAGCGATGGATGGTGCTACGAAATTCGTAAAAGGGGATGCAATCGCCTCTATGGTGATGGTTATCATCAACTTATTATTTGGTATTATCATTGGTGTTGTACAAATGGGCTTACCATTTGCAGAAGCGGCAACCCATTTCTCTAAGCTTACTGTTGGTGATGGTATTGTATCGCAAATCCCTGCACTTCTTATTTCAACAGCAACAGGGATTGTTGTAACGCGTGCATCTTCAAAGGGAAGTCTAGGAGAAGATATTACAGGACAATTATTCGCCCAAGCAAAGCTTCTTTATGTTGCTGGGGGTACTATTATTTTACTAGGTTTATTCACGCCAATTCCTAACTGGGTAACGTTACCAATCGGTATTTCACTAATTGCAGGTGCTTACATGATGGATCGTAAAAAACCAGAGGATGAGGAAGAGTTACTTGAAATTGAGGAAGAAGTGGCAACAGACGGCATGAAGAGCCCTGAAAATGTTGTGAATTTATTAAATGTGGACCCAATTGAATTTGAATTTGGCTACGGGTTAATACCGTTAGTAGATGCTGCTCAAGGTGGGGACTTATTGGATCGCGTTATTATGATTCGTCGTCAACTAGCATTGGAGCTAGGTATTGTCATACCAGTTGTTCGTATTCGCGATAATATTCAATTACAGCCAAATGAATACCGTATTAAAATTAAAGGTAATGAAATGGCTCGGGGAGAGCTTTTACTCGATCATTATTTAGCAATGAGCCCTGGAGATGACGATTCAATAGAAGGTATTGATACTGTTGAGCCATCATTTGGTCTACCTGCAAAATGGATTACGGAACAAGTAAAAGAAGACGCTGAAATGTCGGGCTATACAGTTGTTGACCCACCAAGTGTTGTATCAACTCATTTAACTGAAATTATTCGAGCGAATGCGCATGAACTTTTAGGACGCCAAGAAACAAAACAATTAATCGACCATTTACGAGAAACACATCCAATTTTAGTCGAGGAGTTGACACCTGCTCCATTGTCTACAGGTGAAATCCAAAAAGTATTGGGCAAGCTTCTTCGAGAAAATGTTTCAGTACGTAATTTACCAATTATTTTTGAAACATTAGCAGACTATGCAAAATTAACTAGCGATACCGATATATTAACAGAGTATGTTCGTCAATCATTAGCACGTCAGATTACATCACAATATGTAGGTGGCAGCTCGTCATTGAAAGTCATTACTGTATCGGGTAAAGTAGAGAAAATGATTGCTGATAGTATTCAGCAAACGGATCATGGAAATTATTTAGCGATGGATCCACAAGATTCTCAAATTGTTTTAGAGACCATTGCATCTGAGGTAGAACGCGTGTCCTTTATGGAACAATCTGCTATTATTCTATGTTCTCCAGCCGTTCGTATGTATTTACGCCAACTGACAGAACGTTATTTCCCGCAGATTCCTGTGCTATCTTATAATGAACTAGATGCTTCTATTGAAATTCAAAGTGTTGGGGTGGTGAATGTTGAGTGA
- the fliY gene encoding flagellar motor switch phosphatase FliY, with protein MSDEMLSQEEIEALLRGETLEDRINDSEASTKEETNEIRVEDYLDSFAQDALGEVGNISFGSSATALSALLGQKVDITTPSISMINRNKLEEEFPHPYVAVQVEYTIGLTGMNLLVIKQSDAAIIADLMLGGDGLNPKPDLGEIQLSAVQEAMNQMMGSAATSMSTVFNKKVDISPPTIDLMNISQNEGRDNIPEDDLLVKVSFRLRIGNLIDSNLMQLLPLKFSQNIVKSLLGETEAIEEPVAATIAPEAPIAPPPVQPTPPPAQQPVYQQPAVPVQQQPMYQEQQQPMYQEQQQIHTQQRPVQPVNVQQAQFASFDPNVISQSEARNLNMLLDIPLQVTVELGRTKRSVKEILELASGSIIELDKLAGEPVDILVNSRLIAKGEVVVIDENFGVRITDVLSQAERLNNLR; from the coding sequence ATGAGTGATGAAATGCTCTCCCAAGAAGAAATTGAAGCGTTATTAAGGGGCGAAACGTTGGAGGATAGAATAAACGACAGCGAAGCTTCTACAAAAGAAGAAACAAATGAAATACGAGTAGAGGATTACCTTGATTCGTTTGCTCAAGACGCACTAGGTGAAGTAGGAAATATATCTTTCGGAAGTTCAGCTACTGCTCTATCTGCATTATTAGGCCAAAAAGTAGATATTACTACTCCTAGTATTTCAATGATTAACCGCAATAAATTAGAAGAGGAATTTCCTCATCCATATGTAGCGGTACAAGTTGAATATACAATCGGTTTAACAGGTATGAATTTACTTGTTATTAAACAATCAGATGCTGCCATTATTGCTGATTTAATGTTAGGTGGGGACGGCTTAAATCCTAAACCTGACTTAGGCGAAATTCAGCTAAGCGCAGTGCAAGAAGCAATGAACCAAATGATGGGTTCAGCTGCTACATCGATGTCGACAGTATTCAACAAAAAGGTGGATATTTCGCCACCGACGATTGACTTAATGAATATTTCTCAAAATGAAGGTCGAGATAATATTCCAGAAGATGATTTACTTGTAAAAGTTTCTTTCCGACTTCGAATTGGTAATTTAATCGATTCAAACTTAATGCAATTATTACCGCTTAAGTTTAGTCAAAACATTGTTAAGTCATTATTAGGAGAAACAGAGGCGATTGAAGAGCCAGTTGCAGCAACAATTGCTCCAGAAGCGCCTATCGCACCACCGCCTGTTCAACCTACACCGCCACCAGCACAGCAACCTGTATATCAACAGCCAGCAGTGCCAGTGCAACAACAGCCGATGTATCAAGAACAGCAACAACCAATGTATCAAGAGCAGCAACAAATTCATACGCAACAAAGACCAGTACAACCTGTAAATGTTCAACAGGCACAGTTTGCTAGCTTTGATCCAAATGTAATCTCTCAATCTGAGGCTAGAAATTTAAATATGCTACTTGATATTCCATTGCAAGTTACTGTAGAGTTAGGACGTACGAAACGTTCTGTTAAAGAGATTTTAGAACTAGCTAGTGGATCGATTATTGAATTAGATAAGTTAGCAGGGGAACCAGTTGATATTCTAGTAAATAGTCGTTTAATTGCAAAGGGCGAAGTTGTTGTTATCGATGAAAACTTCGGCGTACGCATTACAGATGTTTTAAGTCAAGCAGAGCGTTTAAATAATTTAAGATAG
- a CDS encoding response regulator codes for MSKRILIVDDAAFMRMMIKDILSKNGFEVVGEAADGLQAVEKYNELKPDLVTMDITMPEMDGIAALKAIKGTDPSATVIMCSAMGQQAMVIDAIQAGAKDFIVKPFQADRVIEAIQKALG; via the coding sequence ATGTCTAAAAGAATTTTGATTGTAGACGATGCTGCATTTATGCGCATGATGATCAAGGATATTTTGTCGAAAAACGGATTTGAAGTTGTAGGAGAAGCTGCCGATGGTCTACAGGCTGTTGAAAAATACAACGAGTTAAAGCCAGATTTAGTAACAATGGATATTACAATGCCTGAAATGGATGGTATTGCAGCTCTTAAAGCTATTAAAGGTACTGATCCAAGTGCAACTGTAATCATGTGTTCAGCAATGGGACAACAAGCGATGGTAATCGATGCAATTCAAGCTGGTGCGAAGGACTTTATTGTTAAGCCTTTCCAAGCAGATCGTGTAATTGAAGCGATTCAAAAAGCACTAGGATGA